A genomic window from Halorubrum lacusprofundi ATCC 49239 includes:
- a CDS encoding carboxypeptidase regulatory-like domain-containing protein, translating to MTDSLMSRPTSARAQSETVGTVLLLGVFVIAAGAVGAALVSDVASDGDEIVVSADMTADRSDLDVSHLGGDAVSNSDLTVIIKAGENRTRIAFAPPSGEFAPGDRRTFSDALVANASNDLLLVHQPSGTVLERASLAPEPAPTVETGVIEGTVVGADPITSAASGATFGLRRSVTPVTGATVTAEEAGRVAEATTTADGAYQFEALKPGEYEVTVMAVGFISVTRPVTVEANKTVTENFELDPLAPAEFAVTIDDVDTRVDAGEPVVVNATVENIGDEGGTQTIDLSAAGAVVDEETITLAGGESRQISLAWQTLPTDVGEVELAAASETDTATTTVRVLDAETDAVAYLDRDGDGSADETFTAAEMAFLNDLNGRFVVFDDARVAGSVAVDADRIAVEEDVTLSATAIELVGEDGVSLGEGSTLDTSSEWLFGSSTGDVTVRSDGRIDARGVSVTTAARALFGASAGDIDISAEGDVDVIQGAFDATGQALFGSGDGTIRIASDGGTVTATGAAFDPDPTIESAGE from the coding sequence ATGACTGATTCTCTCATGTCTCGTCCCACCAGCGCCCGCGCTCAGTCGGAGACGGTCGGGACGGTGCTGCTACTCGGCGTCTTCGTCATAGCCGCCGGCGCGGTCGGGGCGGCCCTCGTCAGTGACGTGGCTTCTGACGGAGATGAGATCGTCGTTTCCGCCGATATGACGGCTGATAGGTCCGATCTCGATGTCAGCCACCTCGGCGGCGACGCTGTCTCGAATAGCGATCTCACGGTGATCATCAAGGCCGGCGAGAACCGTACTCGGATCGCGTTCGCTCCGCCCTCGGGAGAGTTCGCCCCCGGCGACCGCCGCACCTTCTCGGACGCGCTCGTCGCGAACGCCTCGAACGATCTCCTGCTCGTCCACCAACCGTCTGGCACGGTGCTCGAGCGGGCTTCGCTCGCGCCGGAACCGGCTCCGACCGTCGAAACGGGTGTCATCGAGGGGACGGTCGTCGGTGCAGACCCGATCACCTCGGCCGCCTCGGGCGCTACGTTCGGGCTCCGGCGCTCCGTCACACCCGTCACCGGTGCGACCGTCACCGCCGAGGAAGCTGGCCGCGTCGCTGAGGCGACCACAACTGCGGACGGGGCCTATCAGTTCGAGGCCCTCAAACCGGGAGAGTACGAGGTCACCGTGATGGCCGTCGGGTTCATTTCGGTGACTAGACCCGTCACCGTCGAGGCCAACAAGACGGTAACCGAGAACTTCGAACTCGATCCCCTCGCACCCGCCGAGTTCGCGGTGACGATCGACGATGTCGACACTCGGGTCGACGCGGGAGAACCGGTCGTCGTGAATGCGACCGTCGAGAACATCGGTGATGAGGGGGGGACGCAAACGATCGATCTCTCCGCGGCCGGCGCCGTCGTCGACGAGGAGACGATCACCCTCGCTGGCGGCGAGAGCCGTCAGATATCGCTGGCGTGGCAGACGCTTCCGACCGATGTCGGCGAGGTCGAACTCGCGGCCGCGAGCGAGACCGACACGGCGACGACGACCGTCAGGGTGCTGGACGCCGAGACCGACGCGGTCGCGTACCTCGATCGCGACGGGGACGGCTCGGCGGACGAGACGTTCACAGCGGCTGAGATGGCGTTCTTGAACGACCTTAACGGTCGATTCGTCGTGTTCGACGACGCGAGAGTCGCCGGATCGGTGGCGGTCGACGCCGACCGCATCGCAGTCGAGGAGGACGTGACCCTCTCCGCGACCGCGATCGAACTGGTCGGCGAAGACGGCGTGTCACTCGGCGAAGGGTCGACGCTCGACACGTCAAGCGAATGGTTATTCGGCTCGTCGACGGGCGACGTGACGGTCCGGTCCGACGGTCGAATCGACGCGCGGGGTGTCAGCGTGACGACCGCCGCACGGGCGCTCTTCGGGGCGTCAGCCGGCGATATCGACATTTCCGCCGAGGGCGACGTGGACGTGATCCAAGGGGCCTTCGACGCGACCGGCCAAGCGCTGTTCGGCTCCGGTGACGGAACGATCCGGATCGCGAGCGACGGCGGGACCGTCACCGCGACCGGTGCGGCCTTCGATCCGGATCCGACGATCGAGTCCGCCGGCGAATAG
- a CDS encoding nucleoside phosphorylase — translation MAKQPHLLVEEGDVHEIAIIPGDPGRVDRIADLCDDSELVAQNREYKIVNASYDGTDLTICSTGIGCPSAAIAVEELSRVGVETFLRCGTCGALQADMEVGDMVVATGAAKEEGTSKRYESVEYPAVPDYDALTELVGAAEDNDEEIHVGPIVSDDAFYNESDEYVDDWNDANLLAIEMEAATVFALARRKGLRAGAICTVDGNLVAGNQKGADSDDELPEKAKDNVERAIRITLNAVTAL, via the coding sequence ATGGCGAAACAGCCGCACCTACTGGTCGAAGAGGGCGACGTCCACGAGATCGCGATCATCCCCGGTGACCCGGGACGGGTCGATCGAATCGCGGACCTCTGCGACGACAGCGAACTCGTCGCGCAGAACCGCGAGTACAAGATCGTCAACGCGAGCTACGACGGGACCGACCTCACGATCTGTTCGACCGGAATCGGCTGCCCGTCGGCCGCGATCGCGGTCGAGGAGCTCTCGCGAGTCGGCGTCGAGACGTTCCTCCGCTGTGGCACCTGCGGCGCCCTGCAGGCCGACATGGAGGTCGGCGACATGGTGGTCGCGACCGGCGCAGCCAAAGAGGAAGGGACGAGCAAGCGGTACGAGTCAGTCGAGTATCCCGCAGTTCCCGACTACGACGCGCTCACCGAGCTCGTCGGCGCCGCCGAGGACAACGACGAGGAGATCCACGTCGGGCCGATCGTCTCCGACGACGCCTTTTACAACGAGAGCGACGAATACGTCGACGACTGGAACGACGCGAACCTGCTCGCGATCGAGATGGAGGCGGCGACCGTCTTCGCGCTCGCACGCCGCAAGGGGCTCCGTGCCGGCGCGATCTGCACCGTCGACGGCAACCTCGTCGCGGGCAACCAGAAGGGCGCAGACTCTGACGACGAACTACCGGAAAAGGCTAAGGACAACGTCGAGCGCGCGATTCGGATCACGCTGAACGCGGTCACGGCACTGTAG
- the hmgB gene encoding hydroxymethylglutaryl-CoA synthase, with the protein MTEVGIDAVEIWTGKLKLDLPGTFAPEKGDDPEKYTKGLGLNNSSFPDVYEDIVTMGANAAKGLMDRKGLKPEDIGRIDVATESAFDHSKPVSTYIAGCLEQVYDGDFTHANKGERKFACLAGTQAIDDAYNWIRAGRNRDRPAIVITTDTALYARGDPGEATQGAGAVAMLIDEDPSIVALSTEQGYGSKDETDFLKPNQQFPSVDGKRSVQVYLSRMREALEDYESVTDDIELDDFVYAPFHTPFPGMVRKAALLAYRHVIRDTEYEDALAGEIGRQPREADFVDREAYEEAIRDYMDKLKTTEQYQTWYDTVVEPTLGLSREVGNWYTSSVHIARISALRDALTRDRSFVGDTLLVASYGSGAQAEIHAETVREGWREEIEELDIDDRLAARYDLTWEEYEDVHDVHEYDMDVEREIEEFTQPEAEFVFTGWGRMNERKYEYVE; encoded by the coding sequence ATGACTGAAGTCGGCATCGACGCCGTCGAGATCTGGACCGGAAAGCTCAAGCTCGACTTGCCGGGCACGTTCGCGCCGGAGAAGGGCGACGACCCGGAGAAATACACGAAGGGGCTCGGACTCAACAACTCCTCGTTCCCGGACGTGTACGAGGACATCGTCACGATGGGCGCGAACGCGGCGAAGGGGCTGATGGACCGGAAGGGGTTGAAGCCGGAGGACATCGGCCGGATCGACGTCGCCACCGAGTCGGCGTTCGACCACTCCAAGCCGGTGTCGACGTACATCGCCGGCTGTCTCGAACAGGTGTACGACGGCGACTTCACCCACGCCAACAAGGGCGAGCGCAAGTTCGCGTGTCTGGCCGGCACGCAGGCGATCGACGACGCCTACAACTGGATCCGCGCCGGACGGAACCGCGACCGCCCGGCGATCGTCATCACGACCGACACCGCGCTGTACGCCCGCGGCGACCCCGGCGAGGCGACACAGGGCGCCGGCGCCGTCGCGATGCTGATCGACGAGGACCCCTCGATCGTCGCGCTCTCGACGGAACAGGGATACGGCTCGAAAGACGAGACGGACTTTCTAAAGCCGAATCAGCAGTTCCCCAGCGTCGACGGCAAACGCTCGGTGCAGGTGTACCTCTCCCGGATGCGAGAGGCCTTAGAAGACTACGAGTCGGTCACCGATGACATTGAACTCGACGACTTCGTGTACGCCCCGTTCCACACGCCGTTCCCCGGTATGGTCCGAAAGGCGGCGCTTCTGGCGTACCGCCACGTCATCCGCGATACGGAGTACGAAGACGCGCTCGCCGGCGAGATCGGCCGGCAGCCACGGGAGGCCGACTTCGTCGACCGCGAGGCCTACGAGGAGGCCATTCGCGACTACATGGACAAGCTGAAAACCACCGAGCAGTACCAGACGTGGTACGACACCGTCGTGGAGCCGACGCTTGGCCTCTCGCGAGAGGTCGGCAACTGGTACACCAGCTCGGTCCACATCGCGCGGATCAGCGCGCTGCGAGACGCCCTAACCCGCGACCGCTCATTCGTCGGCGACACGCTGCTCGTCGCCTCCTACGGCTCCGGCGCACAGGCAGAGATACACGCGGAGACGGTCCGTGAAGGCTGGCGCGAGGAGATCGAGGAGCTCGACATCGACGACCGGCTCGCGGCCCGCTACGACCTCACGTGGGAGGAGTACGAGGATGTCCACGACGTGCACGAGTACGACATGGACGTGGAACGCGAGATCGAGGAGTTCACGCAGCCGGAGGCGGAGTTCGTCTTCACCGGCTGGGGTCGGATGAACGAGCGGAAGTACGAGTACGTCGAGTAG
- a CDS encoding glutamate--tRNA ligase, with the protein MDDELRERVEAASEAAALFNALKHGNDPDVGAIMGPLMGENPDFRPHGDEIPGIVAPVVNRIAGMDEAERRDRLGELAPDKLAELEAEDEEDDHVLPDLPNAEDGEVVMRAAPNPNGPWHVGHARMPAVIGTYKERYDGKFICRFDDTDPETKRPDMDAYDAILEDIAYLGFEADRVLKASDRLETYYDHARDLIDAGGAYTCSCSGDDFSALKNDAEACPHRDKDTETVHEEFSAMVDGEYSAGEMVLRVRTDIEHKNPALRDWVAFRMIDTPHPREEAADYRCWPMLDFQSGVDDHLTGVTHIIRGIDLQDSAKRQRFVYDYFDWEYPEVLHWGHVQVDEYDVKLSTSTIKELIETGELTGWDDPRAPTIQSMRRRGIQGQALVDSMTALGMSTSDVDLAMSSVYANNRDLVDDEANRYFFVRDRDDDPAVELPVVDGDASAPETGHPPLHPDYPDRGEREVPAGRIAVESSDLPSEGERVWLKGYGCVRYEGDELTFVGASIDVVRDGDVDVIHWAPADEGLDTLLRTVSGDVRGIAEPAVAEVDPDTVVQFVRVGFARIDAFDPEATDEPDGPTGEEDLLAYYAHP; encoded by the coding sequence ATGGACGACGAACTCCGCGAGCGCGTCGAGGCGGCCAGCGAGGCCGCCGCGCTGTTCAACGCGCTCAAACACGGCAACGACCCGGACGTGGGTGCCATCATGGGCCCGCTCATGGGCGAGAACCCCGACTTTCGACCGCACGGCGACGAGATACCCGGGATCGTCGCGCCCGTCGTAAACCGGATCGCCGGCATGGACGAGGCCGAGCGCCGTGACCGGCTCGGCGAGCTCGCGCCCGACAAGCTCGCGGAGCTCGAGGCCGAAGACGAGGAGGACGACCACGTCCTCCCTGACCTCCCGAACGCCGAGGACGGCGAGGTCGTGATGCGCGCCGCGCCGAACCCCAACGGCCCGTGGCACGTCGGCCACGCGCGCATGCCCGCAGTGATCGGGACGTACAAGGAGCGGTATGACGGCAAGTTCATCTGCCGGTTCGACGACACCGACCCGGAGACGAAACGCCCCGATATGGACGCGTACGACGCCATCCTCGAAGACATCGCGTACCTCGGGTTCGAGGCCGACCGCGTGCTGAAGGCCTCCGACCGGCTGGAGACCTACTACGACCACGCCCGTGACCTGATCGATGCCGGCGGCGCCTACACCTGCTCGTGTTCCGGCGACGACTTCTCGGCGCTCAAAAACGACGCCGAGGCGTGCCCCCACCGCGACAAGGACACCGAGACGGTTCACGAGGAGTTCTCGGCGATGGTCGACGGCGAGTATTCCGCCGGCGAGATGGTCCTCCGCGTGCGGACCGACATCGAGCACAAGAATCCCGCGCTCCGCGACTGGGTTGCGTTCCGGATGATCGACACGCCGCACCCGCGCGAGGAAGCGGCCGACTACCGCTGTTGGCCCATGCTCGACTTCCAGTCCGGCGTCGACGACCACCTCACCGGCGTCACGCACATCATCCGCGGGATCGACCTGCAGGACTCCGCGAAGCGCCAGCGGTTCGTCTACGACTACTTCGACTGGGAGTACCCCGAGGTGCTCCACTGGGGCCACGTGCAGGTCGACGAGTACGACGTGAAGCTCTCCACGTCGACGATCAAGGAGCTCATCGAGACCGGCGAACTCACCGGCTGGGACGACCCGCGCGCCCCGACGATCCAGTCGATGCGACGCCGCGGGATTCAGGGACAGGCGCTTGTCGACTCGATGACGGCGCTCGGGATGTCCACCTCCGACGTCGACCTCGCGATGTCCTCCGTGTACGCGAACAACCGCGACTTGGTCGACGACGAGGCGAACCGGTACTTCTTCGTGCGCGACCGCGACGACGACCCCGCCGTGGAACTCCCGGTCGTCGACGGCGACGCGTCCGCCCCTGAGACCGGCCACCCGCCGCTCCACCCCGATTATCCGGACCGCGGCGAGCGCGAGGTGCCAGCCGGCCGGATCGCCGTCGAATCCTCCGACCTCCCGAGCGAGGGCGAGCGCGTCTGGCTCAAGGGGTACGGCTGCGTCCGGTACGAGGGCGACGAGCTGACCTTTGTCGGCGCCAGTATCGACGTCGTCCGCGACGGCGACGTGGACGTGATCCACTGGGCGCCGGCCGACGAGGGGCTCGACACCCTCCTCCGTACCGTCTCCGGCGACGTTCGCGGGATCGCCGAGCCCGCAGTCGCCGAGGTCGATCCCGACACCGTCGTCCAGTTCGTGCGGGTCGGCTTCGCCCGGATCGACGCGTTCGATCCCGAGGCGACCGACGAGCCCGACGGGCCGACCGGCGAGGAGGACCTGCTCGCGTACTACGCGCATCCGTAG
- a CDS encoding HpcH/HpaI aldolase family protein — protein MTASQPANDLAAILDDGDVALGVLDNTYSPTLVEFYGELGVDFVWLDFEHGGPDPWDGGQLEDLLRAGERTDVELLVRLPDTDPTLVRKALDLGARNVFLPRVETAEEVRDAVRSARFRYDDGPGDRGLASPRASRWGLADEYVTTEDRETLVGVTVETEASVENLDDILAVPELGFVFIGPFDLSVSLGYPGEIDHPKVREAVETVRSKAVDADVPVGGLGFGMDDVNEKAGNGYQMLNLGSTTGALKQTVTGWFDAYEQNDA, from the coding sequence GTGACTGCTTCCCAACCCGCTAACGACCTCGCCGCGATCCTCGATGACGGCGACGTCGCACTCGGCGTCCTCGATAACACGTACAGTCCGACGCTCGTGGAGTTCTACGGCGAACTCGGCGTCGATTTCGTCTGGCTGGACTTCGAACACGGTGGCCCGGACCCGTGGGACGGGGGTCAGTTGGAAGACCTGCTCCGCGCCGGCGAACGAACGGACGTGGAGCTACTCGTCCGGCTTCCCGATACCGACCCGACGCTCGTCCGGAAAGCGCTGGACCTCGGCGCGAGAAACGTGTTCCTCCCGCGCGTAGAAACCGCCGAAGAAGTCCGAGACGCGGTGCGATCCGCTCGCTTTCGCTACGACGATGGCCCCGGCGATCGGGGGCTGGCCTCGCCGCGGGCGTCTCGCTGGGGGCTCGCCGACGAGTACGTCACCACCGAAGACCGGGAGACCCTCGTCGGCGTGACCGTCGAGACCGAGGCGTCCGTCGAGAACCTGGACGACATTCTCGCTGTCCCGGAGCTGGGATTCGTCTTTATCGGCCCGTTCGACCTCTCGGTATCACTCGGTTATCCCGGTGAAATTGATCATCCGAAGGTACGGGAAGCCGTCGAGACGGTTCGATCGAAGGCCGTCGACGCGGATGTCCCCGTCGGAGGCCTTGGGTTCGGGATGGATGATGTCAATGAAAAGGCGGGGAACGGCTACCAGATGCTGAACCTCGGGAGTACGACTGGGGCGCTCAAACAGACCGTCACTGGCTGGTTCGATGCCTATGAACAGAACGACGCTTGA
- a CDS encoding 30S ribosomal protein S19e produces the protein MVTIYDVPADALIEEVAARLEDRIDEPDWVEFAKSGAGKELPPEQEDFWYVRSASLLRKVAQNEPIGIERLATEYGSKKRGSNRYSVRPGEHEGGSRKLIRASLQALEEDGLVTTAAGEGRRISDDGEAFLSEVAADVFEDLDRPELERYA, from the coding sequence ATGGTAACCATCTACGACGTGCCGGCCGACGCCCTCATCGAGGAAGTCGCCGCACGACTCGAAGACCGGATCGACGAGCCCGACTGGGTCGAATTCGCCAAGAGCGGCGCCGGCAAGGAGCTCCCGCCGGAACAGGAGGACTTCTGGTACGTGCGCTCCGCCAGTCTCCTCCGAAAGGTCGCCCAGAACGAGCCGATCGGCATCGAGCGGCTCGCGACCGAGTACGGCTCGAAGAAGCGCGGTTCGAACCGCTACTCCGTCCGCCCCGGCGAGCACGAGGGCGGCTCCCGCAAGCTCATCCGCGCGTCGCTGCAGGCCCTCGAAGAGGACGGGCTCGTGACGACCGCCGCCGGCGAGGGTCGCCGGATTTCCGACGACGGCGAGGCCTTCCTCTCCGAGGTCGCCGCCGACGTCTTCGAGGACCTCGACCGGCCGGAACTCGAACGCTACGCGTAG
- the tmcA gene encoding tRNA(Met) cytidine acetyltransferase TmcA, with translation MIAALARDAKREAEAANERRVLVFAGDRDSGIDAAYDAIEAVDPTSTAIVSTREGFRFEEHRPRSTDELLGRTREVVVLDCHEQFVPNALGRSVGAVDGGGLLVLLTPGLDAWPAIRDRFDDSLAVPPYGIEDVTGRFRERFVGTLRSHPGIAVVSLGTGPDGNDAIERDGLVGSRGDAAAEPTVQATAEKPTTPPNAPPNATFPAAAYEACLTDDQVRAVRAFESLATPGHAVVAEADRGRGKSSAAGIAAGALALSGADVLVTAPAFRNAAEVFARASELIEGSESDGEDGDGDGGNERNSEGDTHRIDAPGGGRVRFLAPAEAADLPDDPDAVIVDEAAALPVRLLEGFLDAPAVAFCTTVHGYEGAGRGFAIRFKERLRASPFAVRDVRLDEPIRYARNDPVEAWASRALLLDARPAVDEAVAGSAVGDATYRRLTPDELLADEALLREAFGLLVAAHYRTEPNDLARLLDAPNLAARALVAEGRVVAVALLAREGRLDAETRRRMYEGERVRGNMVPDVLTSQLRDETAAEPCGLRTVRIATHHALRGEGFGTRLLDEVHEEFGEGGGRGTDGDCDGDTVDYFSVGYGATPRLLRFWRRAGYRTVHLSTSRNDASGEHSAIMLRPTGEDGPGSRLLDRHAAAFRDRERDGLSDAHRDVDPDVVAGALRACPASMPIDLTEIEWRSVVGASYGPGMYDSAPGAFRDLALAALIEGDDGSETGDALDDREERLLVRKVLQGRPWESVADELGYVSTAACMRALGDAYEPLVERYGTEFALEERERFISD, from the coding sequence ATGATCGCGGCGCTGGCACGGGACGCGAAGCGGGAGGCCGAGGCGGCGAACGAGCGGCGCGTTCTCGTGTTCGCCGGCGACCGCGACAGCGGGATCGACGCGGCCTACGACGCGATCGAGGCGGTCGATCCCACATCGACCGCTATCGTCTCCACGCGCGAGGGGTTCCGGTTCGAGGAACATCGCCCACGGAGCACCGATGAACTACTCGGCCGAACCCGCGAGGTCGTCGTCCTCGACTGCCACGAGCAGTTCGTCCCGAACGCCCTCGGCCGGAGCGTCGGCGCGGTCGACGGCGGCGGCCTCCTCGTCCTCCTGACTCCCGGCCTCGACGCGTGGCCCGCGATCCGCGACCGATTCGACGACTCGCTCGCGGTCCCGCCCTACGGGATCGAGGACGTGACGGGCCGGTTTCGCGAGCGCTTCGTCGGGACGCTTCGGTCGCATCCGGGGATCGCGGTCGTCTCGCTCGGGACGGGCCCGGACGGGAACGACGCGATCGAGCGCGACGGGCTCGTCGGTTCTCGGGGCGACGCGGCCGCAGAACCGACCGTGCAGGCGACGGCGGAGAAACCGACTACGCCGCCAAACGCCCCGCCGAACGCGACGTTCCCGGCGGCGGCCTACGAGGCGTGTCTCACGGACGACCAGGTGCGAGCGGTGAGGGCATTCGAGTCGCTGGCGACGCCGGGACACGCGGTCGTCGCCGAGGCGGACCGCGGGCGCGGGAAGTCGAGCGCGGCGGGGATCGCGGCGGGCGCGCTCGCGCTCTCGGGCGCCGACGTGCTCGTCACGGCGCCGGCGTTCCGCAACGCGGCGGAGGTGTTCGCGCGAGCGAGCGAGCTGATCGAGGGGAGCGAGAGCGACGGCGAGGACGGAGACGGCGACGGCGGAAACGAGCGGAACAGCGAGGGCGACACCCACCGCATCGACGCGCCGGGCGGGGGGCGGGTGCGCTTCCTCGCGCCCGCCGAGGCGGCCGACCTCCCCGACGACCCGGACGCCGTGATCGTCGACGAGGCGGCCGCGCTCCCGGTTCGGCTGTTAGAGGGGTTCCTCGACGCGCCAGCGGTCGCGTTCTGCACGACGGTCCACGGCTACGAGGGCGCCGGTCGCGGGTTCGCGATCCGGTTTAAAGAGCGCCTGCGCGCGAGCCCGTTCGCGGTTCGAGATGTGCGACTCGACGAGCCGATCCGGTACGCGCGAAACGACCCGGTGGAGGCGTGGGCGTCGCGGGCGCTCCTGTTGGACGCGCGCCCGGCGGTCGACGAGGCGGTCGCGGGCTCGGCGGTCGGGGACGCGACGTACCGACGGCTGACCCCTGACGAGCTGCTCGCGGACGAGGCCCTACTCCGTGAAGCGTTCGGGCTGCTCGTCGCTGCCCACTACCGCACGGAGCCGAACGACCTCGCGCGACTACTCGACGCGCCGAACCTCGCCGCACGGGCGCTCGTCGCCGAGGGGCGGGTGGTCGCGGTCGCGCTGCTCGCGCGGGAGGGCAGGCTCGACGCGGAAACCCGCCGACGGATGTACGAGGGCGAGCGCGTCCGCGGCAACATGGTTCCGGACGTGCTCACGAGCCAGCTCCGCGACGAGACCGCCGCCGAGCCGTGTGGCCTGCGGACGGTCCGGATCGCGACTCACCACGCACTCAGAGGCGAGGGGTTCGGTACTCGCCTGCTCGACGAGGTCCACGAGGAGTTCGGCGAGGGCGGCGGGAGGGGCACGGACGGCGACTGCGATGGCGACACCGTCGACTACTTCTCGGTCGGCTACGGCGCGACCCCGCGCCTGCTCCGCTTCTGGCGGCGGGCGGGCTACCGGACGGTCCACCTCTCGACCTCCCGTAACGACGCCTCCGGGGAACACTCCGCGATCATGCTTCGGCCGACCGGCGAGGACGGACCGGGAAGTCGCCTCCTCGACCGCCACGCCGCCGCCTTCCGCGACCGCGAGCGCGACGGGCTCTCGGACGCCCACCGCGACGTGGACCCCGATGTGGTCGCCGGCGCGCTTCGAGCCTGTCCCGCGTCGATGCCGATCGACCTGACAGAGATCGAGTGGCGTTCCGTCGTGGGCGCGTCGTACGGTCCCGGGATGTACGACAGCGCGCCCGGCGCGTTCCGGGACCTCGCGCTCGCGGCGCTGATCGAGGGTGACGACGGGAGCGAGACGGGCGACGCCCTCGACGACCGCGAGGAGCGCCTGCTCGTCCGAAAGGTCCTGCAGGGCCGCCCGTGGGAGTCGGTCGCCGACGAACTCGGGTACGTCTCGACGGCCGCCTGCATGCGGGCGCTCGGCGACGCCTACGAGCCGCTCGTCGAGCGATACGGGACCGAGTTCGCGCTCGAAGAGCGGGAGCGATTTATAAGCGACTGA
- a CDS encoding UPF0179 family protein: MTTVTLIGTRLADTGREFVYQGESPDCEGCPYRSQCLNLSEGTRYRVTGIRENAQTLDCAVHDAGVRAVEVEPAPVPANVLSKQAYAGGRVSLAGPCPHTECPSHGYCVPDGADFDDERVIDQVLGEPPHDVCALDRDLTLVEFRAEDG, from the coding sequence ATGACTACGGTCACGCTCATCGGCACGCGGCTCGCAGATACGGGCCGCGAATTCGTCTATCAGGGGGAGTCGCCCGACTGCGAGGGGTGCCCCTACCGGAGCCAGTGTCTCAACCTCTCCGAAGGGACCCGGTACCGCGTGACCGGGATCCGCGAGAACGCGCAGACCCTCGACTGCGCCGTCCACGACGCGGGCGTCCGCGCGGTCGAGGTCGAACCCGCGCCCGTCCCCGCGAACGTCCTGTCGAAGCAGGCGTACGCCGGCGGACGCGTGTCGCTCGCCGGCCCGTGCCCGCACACCGAATGTCCGAGCCACGGGTACTGCGTCCCCGACGGCGCCGATTTCGACGACGAACGCGTGATCGATCAGGTGCTCGGCGAGCCACCCCACGACGTGTGCGCGCTCGACCGAGACCTGACGCTGGTGGAGTTCAGAGCGGAAGACGGATAG
- the surE gene encoding 5'/3'-nucleotidase SurE, with translation MTTEILLTNDDGIDAVGIRALADALSRDYDVTVVAPASNQSGVGGARSWWDTTVEYTETDAGYAVEGTPADCVAVADVALGLDPDVVVSGCNHGPNIGAHILGQSGTVGAAMEASFLGTPAIAVSLYDRGNLPVPPTLDNGDFAVAGEVVVDLLDRAETGSEGPSLPFGADVLNVNVPAADDEAAADPTYRLTEPARGFDVIEFHPGEAEPEDENVPEGWEFSERRGEMGMELRDRFWREFLRGDVADDPGSDRLAAVEGEVSISPLSSSRSIAGDRAGEVVEDPAADSAAGIEQD, from the coding sequence ATGACGACGGAGATCCTCCTCACCAACGACGACGGCATCGACGCCGTCGGGATCCGGGCGCTGGCCGACGCGCTCTCACGCGACTACGACGTGACGGTGGTCGCGCCAGCGAGCAACCAGTCCGGCGTCGGCGGCGCGCGCTCGTGGTGGGACACGACGGTGGAGTACACCGAGACCGACGCCGGCTACGCGGTCGAGGGGACTCCAGCCGACTGCGTTGCCGTCGCGGATGTGGCGCTCGGGCTCGACCCCGACGTGGTCGTCTCCGGCTGTAACCACGGACCGAACATCGGTGCGCACATTCTCGGGCAGTCCGGCACGGTCGGCGCCGCGATGGAGGCGTCGTTCCTCGGAACACCGGCGATCGCGGTGTCGCTGTACGATCGCGGCAACCTTCCCGTTCCGCCGACCCTCGACAACGGCGACTTCGCGGTCGCCGGCGAGGTCGTCGTCGACCTGCTCGATCGCGCCGAGACCGGGAGTGAGGGCCCGTCCCTCCCGTTCGGTGCCGACGTGCTGAACGTCAACGTCCCCGCGGCCGACGACGAGGCAGCAGCGGACCCGACCTACCGACTAACCGAGCCCGCGCGTGGCTTCGACGTGATCGAGTTCCACCCGGGCGAGGCGGAGCCGGAAGATGAAAACGTCCCCGAGGGGTGGGAGTTCAGCGAACGACGCGGAGAGATGGGGATGGAGCTCCGGGACCGATTCTGGCGGGAGTTCCTCCGCGGCGACGTCGCCGACGACCCCGGATCCGACCGGCTCGCGGCCGTCGAGGGCGAAGTGAGCATCTCGCCGCTGTCGTCGTCGCGGTCGATCGCCGGCGACCGCGCGGGCGAGGTCGTCGAGGATCCGGCGGCCGACTCGGCGGCGGGGATCGAACAGGACTGA
- a CDS encoding 4Fe-4S dicluster domain-containing protein, whose protein sequence is MAIDSNFEQNREKVGEEDGVAVWGPVEPPEKQGIRGTHVAVDFDICLADGACLEDCPVDVFEWVDTPGHPESERKASPVDEDQCIDCMLCVDVCPVDAIDVDPGRENRI, encoded by the coding sequence ATGGCCATCGACTCGAACTTCGAACAGAACCGGGAGAAGGTCGGCGAGGAGGACGGCGTCGCCGTCTGGGGACCCGTCGAGCCGCCGGAGAAGCAGGGGATACGCGGTACGCACGTCGCGGTCGACTTCGACATCTGTCTCGCCGACGGCGCCTGCTTGGAGGACTGCCCGGTCGACGTGTTCGAGTGGGTCGACACCCCAGGTCACCCCGAGTCGGAGCGGAAGGCGAGCCCCGTCGACGAAGACCAGTGTATCGACTGCATGCTCTGCGTCGACGTCTGCCCGGTCGACGCGATCGACGTCGATCCCGGCCGCGAAAATCGGATCTAG